A window of Selenomonas ruminantium subsp. lactilytica TAM6421 contains these coding sequences:
- the fliY gene encoding flagellar motor switch phosphatase FliY, translating into MSDDGKISQAEIDALLNGGAIPTADDAAPAEDAAPAEAAEEAAAEASAGSDSSSSQFDDVLTDMEKDALGEIGNISMGSAATTLSVLLGHKVNITTPSVSVSSMSIIQEKYPMPYLIVEVGYTIGIDGNNVLAIQAQDAAIIADLMMGGDGTNPDTEINEIAMSAVGESMNQMMGTVATSLSTMFNKKIDISPPKVNLIDFGSEDKISEVLGKTEPIVCTSFRMEVDGLIDSEIMQILPVEVAKEMVESLTNGSAEEPEPEPAPAPPPPPPAAAPPPPAAAPPPMAAPAQQMAPPVMAPPPAAGGYGYGMPMQGVATNIPVQPAQFTPLNMQPVQVNDANIGLILDVPLSVTVELGRTNKSIKEILELTNGSIVELDKLAGEPVDINVNGKFLAKGEVVVIDENFGVRITEIASPAERAAKLQ; encoded by the coding sequence ATGAGTGACGACGGAAAGATCTCGCAAGCGGAGATTGACGCCCTGCTTAATGGTGGTGCTATACCAACGGCAGACGATGCGGCACCGGCAGAAGATGCTGCACCGGCTGAGGCCGCTGAAGAAGCAGCAGCTGAAGCATCAGCTGGCTCCGACAGTAGTTCATCTCAGTTTGATGATGTACTCACGGATATGGAAAAGGATGCCTTGGGGGAGATTGGCAATATCTCCATGGGCAGTGCCGCAACAACCTTGTCGGTGCTGTTGGGGCATAAGGTCAATATCACGACGCCCTCGGTGTCTGTATCCTCCATGAGTATAATACAGGAAAAGTACCCCATGCCTTACCTCATTGTTGAGGTGGGGTATACCATCGGTATAGATGGCAATAATGTCCTGGCTATCCAGGCACAGGATGCAGCCATCATTGCAGATCTGATGATGGGGGGCGACGGCACCAATCCCGATACGGAAATCAATGAAATCGCCATGAGTGCCGTAGGCGAATCCATGAACCAGATGATGGGCACGGTGGCAACTTCCCTGTCCACCATGTTCAACAAGAAAATCGATATTTCCCCGCCTAAGGTAAATCTCATTGATTTTGGCAGTGAGGACAAGATTTCTGAGGTACTGGGGAAGACGGAACCCATCGTCTGTACCTCCTTCCGCATGGAAGTAGATGGCCTTATCGATAGTGAGATCATGCAGATCCTGCCCGTGGAAGTGGCCAAGGAGATGGTGGAATCCCTTACCAATGGATCGGCTGAGGAGCCAGAGCCGGAACCGGCGCCAGCTCCGCCGCCACCACCACCAGCAGCGGCTCCACCCCCACCCGCAGCTGCGCCGCCTCCCATGGCGGCCCCAGCTCAGCAGATGGCCCCACCGGTCATGGCACCGCCGCCTGCGGCAGGAGGATATGGTTACGGCATGCCCATGCAGGGGGTAGCCACCAATATTCCCGTGCAGCCGGCACAGTTTACACCCTTGAATATGCAGCCGGTACAGGTAAATGATGCCAATATCGGCCTGATTTTGGATGTTCCTCTGTCGGTGACGGTGGAACTGGGGCGCACCAACAAGTCCATCAAGGAAATACTGGAACTTACAAATGGTTCCATTGTGGAACTTGACAAGCTGGCCGGTGAACCGGTTGACATCAATGTCAATGGCAAGTTCCTGGCCAAGGGGGAAGTGGTGGTTATCGATGAGAATTTCGGTGTGCGCATCACCGAAATTGCCAGCCCCGCTGAGCGGGCGGCAAAATTGCAGTGA
- a CDS encoding response regulator encodes MAVRVLVVDDAAFMRMMVKDILSKNGYEVVGEAENGMKALEKYQELKPDLVTMDITMPEMDGISAVKEIKKVDPNAKIVMCSAMGQQAMVIEAIQAGARDFIVKPFQADRVLEAVRKAVG; translated from the coding sequence ATGGCAGTAAGAGTATTGGTCGTTGACGATGCGGCATTTATGAGAATGATGGTTAAAGATATCCTGTCCAAGAACGGCTACGAAGTTGTAGGCGAAGCCGAAAATGGCATGAAGGCTTTGGAGAAATATCAGGAGCTCAAACCAGATCTTGTGACCATGGATATCACGATGCCGGAAATGGATGGTATTAGTGCCGTTAAGGAAATCAAGAAGGTCGATCCCAACGCCAAGATCGTTATGTGCAGTGCAATGGGCCAGCAGGCAATGGTTATTGAAGCAATTCAGGCTGGTGCTCGTGACTTTATCGTCAAACCCTTCCAGGCAGATCGTGTGTTGGAGGCTGTCCGTAAAGCAGTGGGCTGA
- the fliO gene encoding flagellar biosynthetic protein FliO has translation MERKSIFLACFVGIILFLLVAEPALAAEEAAKGGYLAGYENSDPRPTSISWWSTIAYLVSLFAIFIFVVGLAYFAARFIGGKFAQQKLGYGGRILSHLPLGPNRSVCVIEMSGRVFMLGVTEHSITLLTEITDPDEIERLHREDLAFGKMPDMFSQQFGTLAGLVQKVPPLFRK, from the coding sequence ATGGAAAGAAAAAGCATTTTTCTGGCGTGTTTCGTGGGGATAATCCTGTTTTTGCTAGTTGCAGAACCTGCCCTGGCAGCCGAGGAGGCTGCCAAGGGAGGTTATCTGGCTGGCTATGAAAACAGTGATCCGCGGCCAACGTCGATTTCCTGGTGGTCAACAATTGCTTATCTGGTCAGCCTCTTTGCTATTTTTATCTTTGTAGTAGGGCTGGCTTATTTTGCTGCCCGCTTTATTGGCGGCAAGTTTGCCCAGCAGAAGCTGGGTTATGGCGGCAGAATCCTGTCACATCTGCCCTTGGGCCCTAACCGTTCCGTCTGTGTGATTGAAATGAGCGGACGGGTGTTTATGCTGGGGGTGACGGAACATTCGATCACCTTGCTTACAGAAATCACCGATCCGGATGAAATTGAACGTCTGCATCGGGAGGATCTGGCCTTTGGTAAGATGCCGGATATGTTTTCCCAGCAGTTTGGTACTTTGGCTGGGCTGGTGCAGAAAGTACCACCGTTATTCCGCAAATAG
- the fliP gene encoding flagellar type III secretion system pore protein FliP (The bacterial flagellar biogenesis protein FliP forms a type III secretion system (T3SS)-type pore required for flagellar assembly.), with protein MKRRNAFIILAGLALLLFIAQGVALAAPLIPSINVDVGSSNKPQDVAVTLQVMALLTIVSLAPGILIMTTSFVRIVVVIGFLRNAMSTQNAPPNQVVIALALFLTFYIMSPYWSQANENGIQPYMAGQITQEEALKNVVAPVREFMFKQTRESDLALFVNLSDAERPESPDDVSTFTLIPAFVISELKTAFQIGFMIYVPFIVIDMIVASTLMSMGMMMLPPVMISLPFKILLFVMVDGWHLLIKSLIISFK; from the coding sequence TTGAAACGCCGGAATGCTTTTATCATACTGGCAGGATTAGCGCTCCTGCTCTTTATAGCACAGGGCGTCGCTTTGGCTGCACCGCTTATACCATCCATAAATGTGGATGTGGGTTCGTCCAACAAGCCTCAGGATGTGGCTGTGACCTTGCAGGTCATGGCGCTGCTGACCATTGTGTCCCTGGCGCCGGGCATCCTGATCATGACCACATCCTTCGTACGTATTGTGGTGGTTATCGGCTTTCTGCGCAATGCTATGTCCACACAGAATGCGCCGCCTAATCAGGTGGTCATTGCCCTGGCGCTCTTCCTGACTTTTTACATCATGTCTCCTTATTGGAGCCAGGCCAATGAGAACGGCATCCAGCCGTATATGGCCGGGCAGATAACCCAGGAGGAAGCGCTGAAGAACGTGGTGGCACCTGTGCGGGAATTCATGTTCAAGCAGACGCGGGAATCGGATCTGGCGCTGTTTGTGAATCTGTCTGATGCTGAGCGTCCGGAATCCCCGGATGATGTATCTACGTTTACGTTGATTCCAGCCTTTGTAATCAGCGAGCTCAAGACAGCTTTTCAGATTGGTTTTATGATTTATGTGCCCTTTATCGTCATTGATATGATTGTGGCCAGTACCCTCATGTCTATGGGCATGATGATGCTGCCACCGGTAATGATATCCCTGCCCTTTAAGATACTGCTTTTTGTTATGGTGGATGGCTGGCACTTGCTCATCAAGTCGCTGATCATCAGCTTCAAATAG
- the fliQ gene encoding flagellar biosynthesis protein FliQ, which produces MSGDLVVQLGQEALFIVMIVAAPMLGLGLIVGLMVSVFQATTSIQEQTLAFIPKIIAVFVAILIFGPWMLRIMTEYLTNILVNLPGYIG; this is translated from the coding sequence ATGTCAGGTGATTTGGTTGTACAGCTGGGACAGGAAGCCCTGTTCATTGTTATGATTGTGGCGGCCCCTATGTTGGGCCTGGGCTTGATTGTTGGCCTGATGGTCAGTGTTTTTCAGGCAACCACATCCATTCAGGAGCAGACCTTGGCATTTATACCTAAGATTATCGCCGTGTTTGTGGCAATTCTTATTTTTGGCCCCTGGATGCTTAGAATTATGACAGAGTATTTGACCAATATCCTGGTTAATCTGCCTGGCTATATCGGTTGA
- the fliR gene encoding flagellar biosynthetic protein FliR, giving the protein MDFYELLQGHAAVFLLLLVRVGGIFTLSPFFGSLNIPIYFRAATSFAFALVLFPVVDNFQGITAPATVLGYVGAVLTELFVGWLIGLVAYISFAAITFAGKVMDMQAGFAVVNVMDPTSGQQMPLIGSFLYNLGIIVFLVTNGHHMIISALFESFKLVPLLGADLNLSLPLIIARFTTGIFFTGMKIAMPVTFAILLTNVGLGILARTMPQMNIFVVGIPMQLTVGMLILTMVLPFYVLFLDVLFNEMYGNITIALEALR; this is encoded by the coding sequence ATGGATTTTTATGAACTTCTGCAGGGCCATGCGGCAGTGTTTTTGTTATTGTTGGTCCGGGTAGGAGGAATATTCACCCTTTCGCCTTTTTTCGGCAGTTTGAATATTCCTATATATTTTCGGGCAGCGACTTCTTTTGCTTTTGCGCTGGTGCTGTTTCCTGTGGTGGATAATTTTCAGGGAATAACTGCTCCGGCTACCGTATTGGGCTATGTGGGAGCAGTGCTTACAGAGCTTTTTGTCGGCTGGCTTATTGGGTTGGTGGCCTATATATCCTTTGCCGCAATTACTTTTGCCGGCAAGGTTATGGATATGCAGGCCGGCTTTGCTGTAGTAAACGTAATGGATCCAACTTCCGGTCAGCAGATGCCGCTTATCGGAAGTTTTCTTTATAATCTGGGCATAATTGTCTTTTTGGTGACCAATGGCCACCATATGATTATTTCGGCATTATTTGAAAGCTTCAAGCTGGTTCCCCTGCTGGGGGCAGACCTCAATCTGTCTTTGCCGCTGATCATTGCGCGCTTTACGACAGGAATTTTTTTTACCGGGATGAAGATTGCCATGCCGGTGACCTTTGCCATTTTACTGACCAATGTTGGTCTGGGAATACTGGCGCGTACAATGCCCCAGATGAATATTTTCGTGGTGGGCATTCCGATGCAGCTGACTGTGGGCATGTTGATCCTGACTATGGTGCTGCCTTTCTACGTCTTGTTTCTGGATGTGTTGTTCAATGAAATGTATGGAAATATCACCATTGCGTTGGAAGCCCTACGCTAG
- the flhB gene encoding flagellar biosynthesis protein FlhB — translation MEISPLRWKPYARESFVFDLQLFSGEKTEEPTAKKRADAKKKGQVGRSTDMNAAFVLLMGFLMLKMLWQSMYQKIAAYATYVFSHLNQTVDTENIIHIFIGIIELLAQTALPIMFAIMFIGLAINFYQVGLNFNTEAIGFKPEKLNPINGFGRIFSKRSLMELAKSLMKIAIIGFFLYDFLSEHLMEMPQFIYFDLPTSLAQISDIIFRMAFEVVGVIMIVGFIDYAYQKWQTTQDLKMSKQEVKDEAKQSEGDPQIKGKIKQKQRQMAMARMMQEVPKADVIVTNPTHFAVALKYEKSMPAPQIVAKGQDMVARRIKELAAENNVPIVENKPLARALYASVEVGELVPSELYQAVAEVLAYVYRLKNRRRRA, via the coding sequence ATGGAAATATCACCATTGCGTTGGAAGCCCTACGCTAGGGAGTCCTTCGTCTTTGACCTGCAGCTCTTTTCCGGGGAAAAGACGGAAGAACCTACGGCCAAGAAGCGGGCCGATGCGAAGAAAAAAGGGCAGGTAGGCCGCAGTACGGATATGAATGCTGCCTTCGTGCTGCTGATGGGCTTTTTGATGCTTAAGATGCTTTGGCAGTCGATGTATCAAAAGATAGCTGCTTATGCGACCTATGTTTTTTCTCATTTGAATCAAACGGTGGATACGGAGAATATCATCCACATCTTTATTGGCATTATCGAACTTTTAGCCCAGACTGCTTTGCCTATCATGTTTGCCATCATGTTCATTGGTCTGGCTATAAACTTTTATCAGGTGGGGCTGAACTTCAACACAGAGGCTATCGGGTTCAAACCGGAGAAATTGAATCCCATCAACGGTTTCGGGCGCATCTTTTCCAAGCGTTCCCTGATGGAACTGGCCAAATCCCTGATGAAAATCGCTATTATCGGTTTTTTCCTTTATGATTTCTTATCGGAGCATCTGATGGAGATGCCCCAGTTCATTTATTTTGATTTACCTACCAGCTTAGCCCAGATATCTGATATAATATTTAGGATGGCCTTTGAAGTGGTAGGGGTTATCATGATTGTGGGTTTTATCGATTATGCCTATCAGAAATGGCAGACCACCCAGGACCTCAAAATGTCCAAGCAGGAAGTCAAGGACGAAGCGAAGCAGTCCGAAGGTGATCCCCAGATCAAGGGCAAGATCAAACAGAAACAAAGGCAGATGGCTATGGCCCGCATGATGCAGGAAGTGCCTAAGGCCGATGTCATCGTGACAAACCCGACGCATTTTGCGGTGGCCCTGAAATATGAAAAGAGTATGCCGGCGCCGCAGATCGTGGCGAAGGGGCAAGATATGGTGGCCAGACGCATCAAGGAACTGGCTGCGGAAAATAATGTCCCCATTGTGGAGAACAAGCCTTTGGCCCGCGCCCTGTACGCCAGTGTGGAAGTTGGGGAACTTGTCCCGTCAGAACTTTATCAGGCTGTGGCTGAAGTCCTGGCCTATGTATATCGTCTGAAGAATCGTCGTCGCAGAGCATGA
- the flhA gene encoding flagellar biosynthesis protein FlhA codes for MAAQQAAAPAAAVGKGSFVQKYSDVMLAVAIVTIVVMMIIPLPTLLLDMLICLNITIALLLVMSVIYNKEALDLSIFPSILLITTLFRLALNISSTRLILLDGYAGEVITAFGNFVVGGNPVVGFIMFIILVAINFIVITKGSERVAEVSARFTLDAMPGKQMSIDADLNQGIITDAEAKARREKIQHEADFFGAMDGASKFVKGDAIAAIIIMLINIAGGFVIGMLQRNMEALQALQTYTLLTVGEGLVGQIPALLISTATGLIVTRAGAEGNLGSDITRQLFHNDRIFFILCGVLLFFAMVPGLPGVPFTALAIGCFLIGRALKQSTEVKTEVQQEEKKVQEKRKATTPENIVSLLQVDPMELEIGYSLIPLVDTGQGGDLLDRIVMIRRQCALELGLVVPTIRIRDNIQIKPNAYIIKLKGIEIAKGELMLDHYLAMNSGTVFEEVPGIETTEPAFGLPALWIPESEREQAELNGYTVVDAVSVLATHLTEVIKQHADEILGRQETQNLIDNLKKSNQALVDEVVPDLLSVGEIQKVLANLLRERISIRDMSTILEVLADYARATKDTEILTEYVRHAMARHITQMNVQNGTLPCITLDPALENRIAGGVQRTEHGSYVSIDPDSMQRLVTALNNELPKLTNMGYQPIVLTSPAVRLYFRKLVERSVPGLIILSHAEIEQSVEIQILGVVKI; via the coding sequence ATGGCTGCACAACAGGCAGCTGCACCTGCCGCCGCAGTGGGCAAGGGCAGTTTTGTTCAAAAATACAGCGATGTTATGCTGGCCGTGGCCATCGTAACCATCGTTGTCATGATGATTATCCCGTTGCCAACCCTGCTGCTGGATATGCTGATCTGCCTGAATATCACCATAGCGCTGCTGTTGGTGATGTCGGTAATCTACAACAAGGAAGCCTTGGACTTATCGATATTTCCTTCCATCCTGCTGATTACTACCCTGTTCCGGCTGGCGCTGAATATTTCCTCCACCCGCCTTATTCTGTTGGATGGCTATGCGGGTGAAGTGATCACGGCTTTCGGTAACTTCGTTGTCGGTGGTAATCCTGTTGTGGGCTTTATCATGTTCATTATTCTGGTGGCCATCAACTTTATCGTTATTACCAAGGGCTCGGAACGTGTGGCTGAAGTATCGGCCCGTTTCACTTTGGATGCTATGCCCGGTAAGCAGATGTCCATCGATGCTGACCTCAATCAGGGAATCATTACCGATGCAGAAGCGAAGGCCCGCCGTGAGAAAATCCAGCACGAAGCGGATTTCTTCGGCGCTATGGACGGTGCTTCTAAATTCGTCAAGGGCGATGCCATCGCGGCAATCATCATCATGCTCATCAATATTGCCGGTGGATTTGTCATTGGTATGTTGCAGCGCAATATGGAAGCCCTGCAGGCTTTGCAGACCTATACGCTGCTGACTGTGGGTGAAGGTCTGGTGGGGCAGATTCCGGCTCTGCTGATTTCCACGGCTACCGGCCTTATCGTTACCCGTGCCGGTGCCGAAGGCAATTTGGGCAGCGACATCACCAGGCAGTTATTCCATAACGACCGCATATTCTTTATCCTCTGTGGAGTACTGCTGTTCTTTGCCATGGTGCCTGGTTTGCCGGGCGTGCCGTTTACGGCACTGGCCATTGGCTGCTTCCTGATTGGCCGGGCGCTCAAGCAGTCTACGGAAGTCAAGACCGAAGTCCAGCAGGAAGAAAAGAAGGTGCAGGAAAAGCGCAAGGCGACAACACCGGAGAATATCGTTTCCCTGCTGCAGGTTGATCCGATGGAACTGGAGATCGGCTATTCACTGATTCCTCTGGTGGATACGGGGCAGGGCGGTGATCTCCTCGACCGTATCGTCATGATCCGCCGTCAATGCGCTTTGGAATTGGGCCTTGTCGTGCCCACCATCCGTATCCGCGATAATATCCAGATTAAGCCCAATGCCTATATCATCAAGCTGAAGGGCATTGAGATTGCCAAGGGCGAACTCATGCTGGATCATTATCTGGCCATGAATTCCGGTACGGTCTTTGAAGAAGTGCCGGGGATTGAGACCACGGAGCCGGCCTTTGGTCTGCCTGCCCTATGGATCCCCGAAAGTGAGCGTGAGCAGGCAGAACTCAATGGTTATACCGTTGTGGATGCGGTGTCCGTGCTGGCCACCCATCTTACTGAAGTCATCAAGCAGCATGCCGATGAGATCCTGGGCCGTCAGGAAACCCAGAACCTTATCGACAATCTCAAAAAATCCAATCAAGCATTGGTGGACGAGGTTGTGCCGGACCTCCTCAGTGTGGGCGAGATCCAGAAGGTGTTGGCCAACCTGCTGCGAGAGCGCATTTCCATCAGGGATATGAGCACCATTCTGGAGGTGCTGGCCGATTATGCTCGGGCTACCAAGGACACGGAGATACTCACCGAGTATGTCCGTCATGCCATGGCGCGGCATATAACCCAGATGAATGTGCAAAACGGCACCTTGCCATGCATCACGCTGGACCCGGCACTGGAAAACCGTATTGCCGGCGGCGTCCAGCGCACGGAGCACGGCTCTTATGTGAGCATCGATCCGGATTCCATGCAAAGACTGGTTACGGCGCTCAACAACGAGCTGCCGAAACTTACCAATATGGGCTATCAGCCAATTGTGCTGACCAGCCCGGCTGTACGCCTGTATTTCCGCAAACTGGTGGAACGTTCCGTGCCGGGACTCATTATCCTGTCCCATGCGGAAATTGAGCAGAGCGTAGAGATACAGATTCTTGGGGTGGTGAAGATTTAA
- the flhF gene encoding flagellar biosynthesis protein FlhF, which produces MQIKVVKASTMKEAMEQVKEELGRDAVILHTKKYHEGGFMGYKGKEVVEVTAAIEENAPDGQLKSRARRSLPGEGERQAVSGSKLDVVSKAAPLPNTILSQYKTNGTETGVRMAEAPIAAPSFQPLVPDAVTPVAPAKVLTTETIDEATKANIAKQKEDEELIAANDMHPVMQPMMMSNPEDAEKIQKLEAELAQMKTLLTQVMSKDQPQDEVSLQEALRRQEVDEEILKDMAAKTAAGDMLMDSLDKRAPEVLAGYLENKLNFAEGIKLNKHGVRIVALIGATGVGKTTTLAKIAARFVLEKNIRAALITADTYRISAVEQLKTYSDIIGLPLEIVYSPDELKVAIHKHRDKDLILIDTAGRSQHNEYQMKELQDFLAVDSRIEKHLVMSATTKNRDVADILQKFSVCEPGRVIFTKTDETSSLGMIVNLLADKDIALSFMTNGQSVPDDIVPATADKLAALLLRE; this is translated from the coding sequence TTGCAGATAAAAGTAGTGAAGGCTTCCACCATGAAGGAAGCCATGGAGCAAGTTAAAGAGGAATTGGGCCGCGATGCCGTGATTTTGCATACGAAAAAATATCACGAAGGCGGCTTTATGGGGTATAAGGGCAAGGAAGTGGTGGAAGTTACTGCTGCCATTGAGGAAAATGCCCCGGATGGGCAGCTGAAGTCCAGAGCCCGGCGCAGCCTTCCCGGTGAAGGGGAAAGGCAGGCCGTCAGCGGCAGCAAACTGGATGTGGTATCCAAGGCAGCGCCATTGCCCAATACCATTCTCTCTCAGTATAAGACCAACGGTACGGAAACCGGCGTGCGCATGGCTGAGGCACCCATTGCGGCGCCATCATTCCAGCCGCTAGTTCCCGATGCCGTAACACCAGTGGCTCCGGCCAAGGTGCTTACTACCGAAACAATTGATGAAGCAACAAAAGCCAATATAGCCAAGCAAAAGGAAGATGAAGAATTGATTGCCGCAAATGATATGCACCCAGTAATGCAGCCCATGATGATGTCCAATCCGGAAGATGCGGAAAAGATCCAGAAGCTGGAGGCAGAACTTGCCCAGATGAAAACCCTGCTGACACAGGTTATGAGCAAGGACCAGCCTCAGGATGAGGTATCCTTGCAGGAAGCCCTGCGCCGTCAGGAAGTGGATGAGGAAATCCTGAAGGATATGGCCGCCAAGACAGCGGCGGGCGATATGCTGATGGATTCCCTGGATAAGCGGGCACCAGAGGTATTGGCTGGTTATTTGGAGAACAAGCTGAACTTTGCTGAAGGCATCAAACTCAACAAACATGGCGTGCGCATTGTGGCCCTTATCGGTGCCACCGGTGTAGGGAAGACTACGACGCTGGCCAAGATTGCGGCCCGTTTCGTATTGGAGAAGAACATCCGGGCTGCCCTGATTACAGCGGATACTTACCGCATTTCGGCGGTGGAACAGTTGAAGACCTATTCGGATATCATTGGTCTGCCGTTGGAAATCGTCTATTCTCCGGATGAATTGAAAGTGGCCATCCACAAACACCGGGATAAGGATCTGATTCTCATTGATACTGCCGGACGCAGCCAGCATAATGAGTATCAGATGAAGGAACTGCAGGATTTCCTGGCGGTGGATTCCCGGATTGAAAAACATCTGGTCATGAGTGCCACCACCAAGAACCGGGATGTGGCCGATATCCTGCAGAAGTTCTCCGTCTGTGAGCCGGGCCGGGTGATCTTTACCAAAACAGATGAAACCAGCAGCCTGGGCATGATTGTCAATCTTCTGGCAGACAAGGATATTGCCTTGTCCTTTATGACTAATGGACAGAGCGTGCCCGATGATATTGTACCGGCTACTGCTGATAAATTAGCCGCATTGTTGTTGAGGGAATAA
- a CDS encoding MinD/ParA family protein, producing MVDQAARLRQLVDKSEYEVQPAAPASQLSLSAMGPRVIAITSGKGGVGKTNIAVNLAIALGQAGQRVLVIDADLGMANVDVVLGSMSKKHLLNLLERDTELKDVMMHGPYGVTYISGGSGIEKAADFTYEERQRLMQKLTACGQMADIILIDTGAGLGKNVMDFILAADEVLLVTTPEPTALTDAYAVLKAYSMYAAHKNIKLLVNRVYDEAESREVVIKLQHTSKRFLNMDIDCLGYVFEDSAVMKAVRQQQPFLAAQPHSVASRCIQGLVNSILYGSKMTVKRGWKGFLRQIFNFAH from the coding sequence ATGGTAGATCAGGCAGCAAGACTGCGTCAATTAGTGGACAAAAGCGAATACGAAGTGCAGCCCGCCGCCCCTGCCAGCCAGCTTTCTCTTTCCGCCATGGGGCCAAGGGTGATTGCAATCACCAGCGGCAAGGGCGGCGTGGGAAAGACAAATATTGCTGTGAATCTGGCTATTGCCTTGGGACAGGCCGGTCAGAGAGTACTGGTTATCGATGCTGACCTGGGCATGGCTAACGTGGATGTGGTGCTGGGCAGCATGTCGAAGAAACATTTACTGAACCTGCTGGAACGGGATACGGAATTGAAGGATGTCATGATGCATGGCCCTTATGGCGTAACCTACATCTCCGGCGGTTCCGGGATTGAAAAGGCAGCGGATTTCACCTACGAAGAACGGCAGCGGCTGATGCAGAAGCTGACAGCCTGCGGCCAGATGGCGGATATCATTCTGATTGATACCGGTGCCGGTTTGGGCAAGAACGTCATGGATTTCATCCTGGCGGCTGATGAGGTGCTCCTGGTTACAACGCCAGAGCCCACGGCCCTCACTGATGCTTATGCTGTGCTGAAAGCTTACAGCATGTATGCTGCCCATAAAAACATAAAATTGTTGGTAAATCGGGTATATGATGAGGCAGAAAGCCGGGAAGTGGTGATTAAGCTGCAGCATACCTCCAAGCGTTTTTTGAATATGGATATCGATTGTCTGGGCTATGTCTTTGAAGACAGCGCAGTCATGAAGGCTGTGCGTCAGCAGCAGCCATTTTTGGCAGCACAGCCCCATTCAGTGGCTTCCCGCTGCATCCAGGGATTAGTGAACAGTATCCTGTATGGCAGCAAAATGACGGTTAAGCGCGGTTGGAAAGGATTTTTGCGGCAAATATTTAATTTTGCGCATTAA
- a CDS encoding flagellar brake protein, with product MAGELVKAKEYLKIGQRVEFYVEADEARYTSRIEDITEDSLEVAMPMTRQGVPVIPRMGEKLYGVAVGNQCRFRFFAEFKGMGRKDDRIPIWYIAMPKKMERFQNREFVRIKVNMMVKVRLVDEDGIIHGSELVPVVDLSGSGICLSFAHEVPVPSKMGLELNGIPGAGHIDVMCRVVRCESVERSDESIVYHVGAAFQHLPRAIVNQIVRYLFSVQRSNIAKGLKE from the coding sequence ATGGCAGGCGAATTAGTAAAGGCAAAAGAATACTTAAAAATTGGCCAACGGGTCGAGTTCTATGTAGAAGCGGACGAAGCCCGGTATACAAGCCGTATTGAGGATATAACCGAGGATTCTCTGGAAGTGGCCATGCCCATGACCAGGCAGGGGGTGCCGGTCATTCCCCGAATGGGAGAAAAGCTCTATGGCGTAGCCGTGGGCAACCAGTGCCGTTTCCGCTTCTTTGCGGAATTCAAGGGTATGGGCAGGAAGGATGACCGCATTCCTATTTGGTATATTGCCATGCCAAAGAAGATGGAACGCTTCCAGAACCGCGAGTTTGTGCGCATCAAGGTCAATATGATGGTGAAAGTACGTCTGGTGGATGAGGATGGAATCATCCATGGCAGTGAATTGGTGCCAGTGGTGGATTTGAGTGGCAGCGGCATCTGTCTGTCATTTGCTCATGAGGTACCCGTACCTTCCAAGATGGGACTGGAGCTGAATGGCATTCCCGGTGCTGGCCATATCGATGTCATGTGCCGGGTAGTCCGCTGTGAATCAGTGGAGCGTAGCGATGAGTCTATCGTCTACCATGTGGGGGCAGCGTTCCAACATCTGCCCCGGGCTATCGTCAATCAGATTGTCCGCTACTTGTTTTCGGTGCAGCGGTCCAATATTGCGAAGGGTTTGAAAGAATAA